In the Topomyia yanbarensis strain Yona2022 chromosome 3, ASM3024719v1, whole genome shotgun sequence genome, one interval contains:
- the LOC131687666 gene encoding uncharacterized protein LOC131687666 — protein sequence MINMLTSFLSERTFQVNVDGHLSRKLPLENGVPQGSVLSVTLFLVAIQPIFRVVPNTVTVLLYADDILLVVRGKKEQPLYRKLQSAVKAVHRWAKSVGFTISATKSSIFYCSPNARREPTQSIRIDTVAIPSQNQLKTLGITLDRSLNFKAHCKLTKKACESRLRILKMIGAKLPRGQRTSLLQIGSAIVTSRLLYGMGLVSQGGDVVTKTLAPAYNRMVRFASGAFVTSPILAIMAEAGTLPFDLLVLQSITRLSIRLLEKSRDNADLPLVRRASEELSEVIGMPLPNICTRTRLATRKWYEPKPHVVWDIKRSVNAGDPSEVVRPVVQELLNARFSNSTVVYTDGSKDNDAVGAGMFGEHLQQSTGLPPQCSVFSAEAFAIKTAVTSYYTSNDLLIMTDSASCLSAIEAGTSQHPWIQEIETMIRHRPINLCWIPGHAGIRGNEEADRLAGEARGNAPLQIAIPGADANNQAKSAIRNHWYRRWSASTEVKLREIKFDTVKWTDRESSADQRVLTRLRIGHTRLTHDFLLKRETPPVCDCCGVTVDVRHIILQCRKHDDARRMHNIDSTSLRVALGNDGDTEDKLLSFLKETNLYKRI from the coding sequence atgataaacatgctCACTAGCTTTCTTTCAGAGCGAACGTTCCAGGTAAACGTCGATGGGCATTTATCGCGCAAGCTGCCGCTGGAAAATGGTGTACCACAGGGTTCTGTGCTCTCAGTTACCCTATTCCTCGTAGCAATCCAACCTATCTTCCGGGTGGTTCCGAATACCGTGACAGTGCTATTGTACGCCGATGACATCCTTCTTGTAGTGCGGGGCAAAAAAGAACAACCACTCTATCGGAAACTACAGTCAGCAGTAAAAGCCGTTCATAGATGGGCGAAAAGTGTTGGATTCACGATATCAGCAACAAAATCCAGCATCTTTTACTGTAGCCCGAATGCCCGCCGTGAGCCCACGCAATCCATCAGGATAGATACAGTAGCTATACCATCACAAAATCAACTGAAAACCCTCGGTATCACTCTCGACAGATCGCTGAACTTCAAAGCGCATTGCAAGCTAACGAAGAAGGCAtgtgaatccaggctgcgtatccTGAAAATGATCGGAGCAAAGCTACCACGTGGTCAACGGACTTCTTTGTTACAAATCGGCTCCGCCATTGTCACTTCGCGACTATTGTATGGGATGGGACTCGTTAGTCAGGGCGGAGATGTCGTCACCAAAACTCTCGCGCCCGCCTACAACAGAATGGTAAGATTTGCATCTGGTGCATTCGTTACAAGTCCGATCTTAGCCATCATGGCCGAAGCAGGCACCTTACCATTTGATCTCCTCGTTCTCCAAAGCATAACCCGATTGTCCATCCGTTTGTTGGAAAAAAGCAGAGATAATGCGGATCTCCCACTAGTACGTCGAGCTTCCGAAGAACTGTCAGAGGTGATCGGAATGCCCTTACCAAATATTTGTACTCGAACGCGACTAGCCACCCGAAAGTGGTACGAGCCCAAGCCCCACGTCGTGTGGGATATCAAAAGAAGTGTGAATGCCGGAGATCCCTCTGAGGTGGTCCGTCCTGTCGTTCAGGAGCTCCTGAATGCTCGCTTCAGCAACTCAACGGTTGTGTATACTGACGGATCGAAAGACAACGACGCAGTAGGCGCGGGAATGTTTGGAGAACATCTCCAGCAGTCGACTGGTCTTCCGCCACAGTGCAGCGTGTTCTCAGCCGAGGCGTTTGCAATTAAAACAGCGGTAACTTCGTACTACACTTCCAACGATCTGCTAATAATGACAGACTCAGCCAGTTGTTTATCGGCAATTGAAGCTGGCACGTCCCAGCATCCGTGGATCCAGGAGATTGAAACCATGATACGACATCGTCCAATCAATCTGTGCTGGATTCCAGGACACGCTGGAATTCGCGGGAATGAAGAGGCAGACCGCCTCGCAGGAGAAGCCAGGGGTAATGCCCCTTTGCAAATAGCCATTCCGGGAGCAGACGCCAACAATCAGGCAAAATCAGCTATCCGAAATCACTGGTACCGTCGATGGTCTGCATCCACTGAAGTGAAGCTTCGCGAAATAAAATTCGATACGGtaaagtggactgaccgcgagagtTCGGCTGATCAACGAGTGCTCACCCGGTTgcgaatagggcatacccgaTTGACGCACGACTTCCTTTTGAAGAGAGAAACCCCACCAGTTTGCGACTGCTGCGGGGTAACCGTAGATGTACGTCATATAATTCTTCAGTGCCGAAAACACGACGATGCTAGAAGGATGCACAACATCGATTCGACCAGCCTGCGAGTGGCTCTAGGCAACGACGGGGACACCGAAGACAAACTGCTAAGCTTCCTCAAGGAAACTAATTTGTACAAACGAATATAA
- the LOC131687665 gene encoding uncharacterized protein LOC131687665, whose translation MAEAGTLPFDLLVLQSITRLSIRLLEKSRDNADLPLVRRASEELSEVIGMPLPNICTRTRLATRKWYEPKPHVVWDIKRSVNAGDPSEVVRPVVQELLNARFSNSTVVYTDGSKDNDAVGAGMFGEHLQQSTGLPPQCSVFSAEAFAIKTAVTSYYTSNDLLIMTDSASCLSAIEAGTSQHPWIQEIETMIRHRPINLCWIPGHAGIRGNEEADRLAGEARGNAPLQIAIPGADANNQAKSAIRNHWYRRWSASTEVKLREIKFDTVKWTDRESSADQRVLTRLRIGHTRLTHDFLLKRETPPVCDCCGVTVDVRHIILQCRKHDDARRMHNIDSTSLRVALGNDGDTEDKLLSFLKETNLYKRI comes from the coding sequence ATGGCCGAAGCAGGCACCTTACCATTTGATCTCCTCGTTCTCCAAAGCATAACCCGATTGTCCATCCGTTTGTTGGAAAAAAGCAGAGATAATGCGGATCTCCCACTAGTACGTCGAGCTTCCGAAGAACTGTCAGAGGTGATCGGAATGCCCTTACCAAATATTTGTACTCGAACGCGACTAGCCACCCGAAAGTGGTACGAGCCCAAGCCCCACGTCGTGTGGGATATCAAAAGAAGTGTGAATGCCGGAGATCCCTCTGAGGTGGTCCGTCCTGTCGTTCAGGAGCTCCTGAATGCTCGCTTCAGCAACTCAACGGTTGTGTATACTGACGGATCGAAAGACAACGACGCAGTAGGCGCGGGAATGTTTGGAGAACATCTCCAGCAGTCGACTGGTCTTCCGCCACAGTGCAGCGTGTTCTCAGCCGAGGCGTTTGCAATTAAAACAGCGGTAACTTCGTACTACACTTCCAACGATCTGCTAATAATGACAGACTCAGCCAGTTGTTTATCGGCAATTGAAGCTGGCACGTCCCAGCATCCGTGGATCCAGGAGATTGAAACCATGATACGACATCGTCCAATCAATCTGTGCTGGATTCCAGGACACGCTGGAATTCGCGGGAATGAAGAGGCAGACCGCCTCGCAGGAGAAGCCAGGGGTAATGCCCCTTTGCAAATAGCCATTCCGGGAGCAGACGCCAACAATCAGGCAAAATCAGCTATCCGAAATCACTGGTACCGTCGATGGTCTGCATCCACTGAAGTGAAGCTTCGCGAAATAAAATTCGATACGGtaaagtggactgaccgcgagagtTCGGCTGATCAACGAGTGCTCACCCGGTTgcgaatagggcatacccgaTTGACGCACGACTTCCTTTTGAAGAGAGAAACCCCACCAGTTTGCGACTGCTGCGGGGTAACCGTAGATGTACGTCATATAATTCTTCAGTGCCGAAAACACGACGATGCTAGAAGGATGCACAACATCGATTCGACCAGCCTGCGAGTGGCTCTAGGCAACGACGGGGACACCGAAGACAAACTGCTAAGCTTCCTCAAGGAAACTAATTTGTACAAACGAATATAA